One part of the Hippopotamus amphibius kiboko isolate mHipAmp2 chromosome 14, mHipAmp2.hap2, whole genome shotgun sequence genome encodes these proteins:
- the LOC130835849 gene encoding protein-lysine methyltransferase METTL21E isoform X1, with amino-acid sequence MAFLPSFQEVIKKTSIYRHPLVHRLMDPEAQREDREDDEDRKVVAEITRRCFVPTSVTTTSWEGFHFVGHEIRITEAIDCYGAVVWPSALVLCYFLETNIKQYNMVDKNVIEIGAGTGLVSIVASLLGAHVTATDLPELLGNLQYNISRNTRMKCKHLPQVKELSWGVALDKNFPRASNNFDYILAADVVYAHPFLEELLITFDHLCKETTVILWVMKFRFEKENKFVDRFRELFDLEEISNFPSLNIKLYKAMKKNWRSA; translated from the exons atggcttttttGCCTAGTTTTCAAGAAGTGATCAAGAAAACATCAATATATCGTCATCCATTAGTGCATCGCTTAATGGATCCAGAAGCTCAAAGAg agGACAGAGAAGACGATGAGGACAGGAAAGTGGTCGCGGAGATCACGCGGAGATGTTTTGTTCCAACTTCTGTAACAACCACCTCCTGGGAGGGGTTCCATTTCGTTGGTCATGAGATTCGGATCACTGAAGCCATAGATTGTTATGGTGCTGTTGTTTGGCCATCG GCCCTGGTTCTATGCTATTTTCTGGAAACAAATATAAAGCAGTATAACATGGTTGACAAAAATGTGATTGAAATTGGAGCTGGAACAGGGTTAGTCTCCATCGTGGCAAGTTTACTTG GTGCACACGTGACTGCCACAGATTTACCTGAGTTACTTGGAAACCTGCAATATAATATTTCCCGGAACACCAGAATGAAATGTAAGCATTTGCCTCAGGTTAAAGAGCTCTCCTGGGGCGTAGCTTTGGACAAGAACTTCCCCAGGGCTTCCAACAACTTTGACTACATCCTGGCGGCTGACGTTGTCTATGCTCACCCATTTCTGGAAGAACTCCTCATTACCTTTGACCATCTGTGCAAGGAAACCACCGTCATCCTCTGGGTCATGAAATTCAggtttgaaaaggaaaataaatttgtagATAGATTTAGGGAGTTGTTTGACCTGGAGGAGATTTCCAATTTCCCTAGCCTGAATATTAAGTTGTATAAAGCTATGAAGAAAAATTGGAGGAGTGCGTGA
- the LOC130835849 gene encoding protein-lysine methyltransferase METTL21E isoform X2 — protein sequence MDPEAQREDREDDEDRKVVAEITRRCFVPTSVTTTSWEGFHFVGHEIRITEAIDCYGAVVWPSALVLCYFLETNIKQYNMVDKNVIEIGAGTGLVSIVASLLGAHVTATDLPELLGNLQYNISRNTRMKCKHLPQVKELSWGVALDKNFPRASNNFDYILAADVVYAHPFLEELLITFDHLCKETTVILWVMKFRFEKENKFVDRFRELFDLEEISNFPSLNIKLYKAMKKNWRSA from the exons ATGGATCCAGAAGCTCAAAGAg agGACAGAGAAGACGATGAGGACAGGAAAGTGGTCGCGGAGATCACGCGGAGATGTTTTGTTCCAACTTCTGTAACAACCACCTCCTGGGAGGGGTTCCATTTCGTTGGTCATGAGATTCGGATCACTGAAGCCATAGATTGTTATGGTGCTGTTGTTTGGCCATCG GCCCTGGTTCTATGCTATTTTCTGGAAACAAATATAAAGCAGTATAACATGGTTGACAAAAATGTGATTGAAATTGGAGCTGGAACAGGGTTAGTCTCCATCGTGGCAAGTTTACTTG GTGCACACGTGACTGCCACAGATTTACCTGAGTTACTTGGAAACCTGCAATATAATATTTCCCGGAACACCAGAATGAAATGTAAGCATTTGCCTCAGGTTAAAGAGCTCTCCTGGGGCGTAGCTTTGGACAAGAACTTCCCCAGGGCTTCCAACAACTTTGACTACATCCTGGCGGCTGACGTTGTCTATGCTCACCCATTTCTGGAAGAACTCCTCATTACCTTTGACCATCTGTGCAAGGAAACCACCGTCATCCTCTGGGTCATGAAATTCAggtttgaaaaggaaaataaatttgtagATAGATTTAGGGAGTTGTTTGACCTGGAGGAGATTTCCAATTTCCCTAGCCTGAATATTAAGTTGTATAAAGCTATGAAGAAAAATTGGAGGAGTGCGTGA